CCATCAAGTCGGGCGGCGCCACGCGTCGCGCGGCCAAGATGGTCGTCCTCGACGTCGACCACCCCGACATCGAGGAGTTCGTGATGACGAAGGCGAAGGAGGAGGACAAGATCCGCGCCCTCCGCGACGCCGGGTTCGACATGGACCTCGGCGGCGCCGACATCACGTCCGTGCAGTACCAGAACGCCAACAACTCGGTCCGCGTCAACGACGAGTTCATGCGCGCCGTCGAGGACGGCACCGAGTTCGGCCTGCGCTCGCGCGGCACCGGCGAGGTCATCGAGACCGTCGACGCCCGCAGCCTGTTCCGCAAGATCAGCGAGGCCGCCTGGGCCTGCGCCGACCCGGGCCTGCAGTACGACGACACGATCAACGACTGGCACACCAACCCCGAGACCGGCCGCATCACCGCGTCCAACCCGTGCTCGGAGTACATGTCGCTCGACAACTCGTCCTGCAACCTGGCGTCGCTGAACCTGCTGAAGTTCCTCAAGGACGACGACACCTTCGACGCCGCGCTGTTCGCCAAGGCCGTCGAGTTCATCATCACCGCGATGGACATCTCGATCTGCTTCGCCGACTTCCCGACCGAGCCGATCGGCCAGACCACCCGCGACTACCGCCAGCTCGGCATCGGCTACGCCAACCTCGGCGCGCTGCTGATGGCGATGGGCCTCGGGTACGACTCCGAGGGCGGCCGCTCGATGGCTGCCGCGATCACCAGCCTCATGACCGGTACGTCGTACAAGCGCTCGGCCGAGCTCGCCGGCATCGTCGGCCCGTACGCCGGCTACGCCCGCAACGCCGACGCCCACAAGCGCGTGATGCGCAAGCACCAGGCGGCCAACGACGTCGTCCGCGTGCTGCACACCGAGGACGGCCGCGTGCACAAGCTGGCCACCAAGGCGTGGGCCGACGTGATCAAGATCGGCGAGAAGAACGGCTTCCGCAACGCGCAGGCCTCCGTGCTCGCGCCGACCGGCACCATCGGCTTCATGATGGACTGCGACACCACCGGCATCGAGCCCGACTTCTCCCTGGTGAAGTTCAAGAAGCTCGTCGGCGGCGGCTCGATGCAGATCGTCAACCAGACGATCCCGCGGGCGCTGAAGAAGCTCGGCTACCAGCCCGAGCAGATCGAGGCGATCGTCGCCTACATCGGCGAGCACGGCCACGTCATCGACGCCCCCGGCCTGAAGACCGAGCACTACGAGGTCTTCGACACCGCCATGGGCGCCCGCTCGCTCAAGCCGATGGGCCACGTCCGGATGATGGCCGCGGCGCAGCCGTTCCTCTCCGGCGCGATCTCCAAGACGGTCAACCTGCCCGAGACGGCCACGGTCGAGGAGATCGAGGACGTCTACATGCAGTCCTGGAAGCTCGGCCTCAAGGCCACCGCGGTCTACCGCGACAACTGCAAGGTCGGCCAGCCGCTCGCCGACGCCAAGGCGAAGAAGGCCGACGCCGGCGCCTCCTCGTCGGTTGAGCCTGTCGAAACCACCAAGGTCGTCGAGAAGGTCGTCTACGCCCCGACCCGCAAGCGCCTGCCGAAGTCGCGCGTCTCGCGCACCACGTCGTTCACCGTCGGCGGTGCCGAGGGCTACATGACCTCCGGCGCCCACGAGGACGGCCAGCTCGGCGAGGTCTTCCTCAAGCTCGGCAAGCAGGGCTCGACCCTGGCCGGCGTGATGGACGCCTTCTCGATCGCGGTGTCGATCGGCCTGCAGTACGGCGTCCCGCTGGAGACCTACGTCTCGAAGTTCACCAACCTGCGCTTCGAGCCCGCCGGCCTCACCGACGACCCCGACGTGCGGATGTCGCAGTCGATCATGGACTACATCTTCCGCCGCCTGGCTCTCGACTACCTCACCTTCGAGGAGCGGTCGATGCTCGGCATCTACTCCGCGGAGGAGCGCCAGCGCCACCTCGAGACCGGCTCCTACGAGCCGCTCGTGGAGGAGACCGGCAACGCGTCCGAGCTCGTCGAGGCCGTCTCGGTGGTTGAGGCGCGGAGCGAAGCGAGCCTCGAAACCACTCCCGTGGAGGCCGACGTGAAGGAGGCCCCGCAGGGCGTCCACACCTCCGCCGAGCTCCTGGAGAAGATCACCGGCACCGCCGTCGACTCCCCGCTCTGCATGACCTGCGGCACGAAGATGCGCCCGGCCGGCTCGTGCTACGTCTGCGAGGGCTGCGGGAGCACCAGCGGCTGCAGCTGATCTGTTGATACCACGAAGGGCCGGGGCGAAAGCCTCGGCCTTTCGTGGTTTCGGTGAAAGAAGCTGCCGCAGTCGAGAGAACATATATGTTCTCGTGGTGAAGGTGTGGCTCAATAAGGGTTGAGCTGTGCCCAACGCCAAGACCGGTACTCACCGGCCACTTCCTGAGCCCGCTGCCAGATCACTAGCCACCGCCCTGCGCTCTCGACGCGAAGCAGCTGGTCTTACTCAAGAAGACCTGGCGAGCACTGCCCAGATATCAGTCCAGGCAGTTCGTCGGATCGAAGCTGCAACCGCCAACCCAACGCTTGGCACGCTCTACGCCGTCGCCACTGCACTGGACGTCTCTTGGACCGAGCTCATCCTTGAGGTCGGTGACTGATGGCTACGCAGTACCACTTCGGCGAACTGCCGGGGGAGCCTGTCGGCTCGAAGTACGTCAACCGGGCGGCGGCCGCGGCGGCAGGCGTTCACCAAGTGCGCATGCAGGGTATCGCCGGGAACCGCAAGGTCGGCTGCGCCTCAATCGTCATGTCTGGCGGGTATGACACGGACGAGGACCACGGTCACGAGATCTTCTACACGGGTCGTGGTGGTCAGAATCCGGTGAATCCGCGCGGCCCGCATATCGCTGACCAAGACCTCAGCCTTAACGACAACGCCGCACTAGTGACGAGCGAGTCGACCGGCAAGCCGCTTCGCATCGTCAGGGGAGCGGGGCACAAGAGTCCGTTCGCGCCGGCAGACGGGTACCGATACGATGGTCTGTACCGGGTCGCTGCGCACTATCCAATCAAGCATGCGCAAGACGGATTCGTGCGATGGATGTTTCATCTCGTGCAGCTGACTGCTGAGGAGGCGTCTCCGTTTACACCAGCGGAGAATCGGGCGTCGAACGCCGAGGCCTTCGTGATGCAGGGCCTGGGTTCGGGCACGTTGGGAGACGGTGAGGCCACAGCGAACGGTGATCCTTTCTTCAGTGCGCCGACGCTGCTCGTCATGCCCGATGGCGCGGCAAGTCCCGGCACCAAGACGGTCGTCACACAGCGAGTCATTCGCGACACAAAGGTCACCGCAGCCGTGAAGGCGATGTACGACAACGCCTGCCAGTTCTGCGGTACCCGCCTGGCCACACGTGACGGACACTATTCCGAGGGCGCCCATGTGCGACCCTTAGGCAAGCCGCATCACGGGCCCGATGTGATGGGGAACATTCTGTGTCTGTGCCCCAACCATCACGCTGCGTTCGATAAAGGCGGAATCTATGTCGATGACGACCTGAACGTGCGACACCAGGACGGCACGAAGATCGGGTCTCTCGAGCTACACGACCAGCATGAACTCGACACCAACAGTTTCAGCTATCACCGCGCTCACCACGGACTCGAGGTCACTGCGGTTCCACCGCTATGAGCCGTCAGCCGTTTGGAGTTACCGTCGCGGATCACCAGCAAGGCGGTTGATTACGATCTCAACCGCTGGGAGATCAGCGGGTGCCCAGGCCAAGCTTGCAAGCTGATCAGGTCCTGCCCAGAGCCCATCTACGTGCTCGGTAAGGACGGGTTCGTCGTCGACCAGATCGCAAAAAAACGTCGTGAGGCGGACAATCCCGAAGTCGTACTCGTGGACTGTAGCTGTAACCATTTCGCCTACGGCTACTCCGCACTGCAGCTCTTCGTCGATCTCTCGCGCAAGAGCGGTCGCTGCATCTTCTCCAGCTTCGACCTTGCCGCCGGGGAACTCCCACAGTCCAGCAAGGCGTCCGCACGGGCCACGCTTCGCGCAGAGGGCCAAGCCATTGCGAACGATCACCGCGCCGACGACCTCGATGTATCGAGCCATACCGACATTTATACGGGCAGAATGGGTCTGCTGCATGATCAGGCGAGAGTGCCGTGGGGCACGTCAAGACGTCACCTATCCGTCCAGGAGGCCCAGGCGCGCAACACCGGGAGTGCCTGACGCCGTATGGACGGTAGTTGTTTGCTCGGATCTGCGTGCTGAGACCTAGTCCGCGCGGCGGAACAGGTACGTACCGTGCCGTACGGATGTGTAGATCTCCCTCGTCGTGCCATCCGTGTCTGTCGTGGTCGTAATCAAATGATCGCTGCGGTAGTCGACGTCGTCGAGCATCCACCCGACTGCCTTGATCGCGCTCAGGACGCGAGAGGTGTCGTCGTCGACCTGCAAGTCGATCTGGAAGAAGGCGTCTCCTCGTGAATAGGCAGACTCAGCCTTTCCGACCGGCGTTGAGGCATGGAGCGCGTCGAGAAGGAACCCGCTTACTCCCACTGTGACCCTCTTGGCGACCTTCGCTGCAGTCACAGTGCTCTCGCGTAGGTGAAGCCGTCTCCTAAACCGCCTCACCACGACTGCTCCAGAGCGTCGGGTGTCGCGCTTGGGTTGCGCGTCAGCGAGTCTGAGCTCCGCTGTAGCTCGTCGACTGCGTCCAACATCTGGTGCGCCTCGGAGGCGGTCGGCGACAATTCGTATGCGTGGTGATGGCACGCTTCAGACAGCCTCGCCCAAACGTACTGGGCGCGAGCAGTCAGGTTGCGGTCGTCCTCGTAGGCCACTTCGAGGCACGTGAGCTTCGCCCTCGCGCTCGCACTGGGCCCCGCGTCAACCCCTCGGGCAAGCAGGAGTGCGCCGATCGCCTCCTCCAAAGCGGAACGAGCCATCCAGCACGCCCGGCGATTCGCGCCAGAGTCTCCTGCGTCGAGCTGAATCCGAGCCAGCTCGAGAAGCGCATTCACACGAGGCTCCGCAGGTCAGCGACCAGCTTCTCGACAGCACGGACGGCGTCCCTCGCATTGAGCTCGGGCTTCAAGCCTGAGTGCATCGAGCTACCGACGCTGCGAAGGGCGAACCTCCGGTAGGGCGCAGCTGCCCATGCGTCGAGGTCGTGGTTGGGGCGCTGCTCGCCGAACACTGCGATACCGACCCTGGCTCGGGTGGTACGGGCGGAGGTCCACCCATCTTCGACCTCGGCGAGCGGGACGCCGCTCCTCAGCCGCACAGCAAAGTAGGCGTCGCGCGCCGCCGACTCAGCGGCGAAGCGCAGGAGACCAGGGAGCGTTCGCCGCATCACCGGCTCCGGCAGTCGCTCCTCCTCGGCCTCGCGGATCAGGGCGAATGCATCGCCGAGGTAACGCGACGCCGGGTCTGTAACCACGGCGACACTGACGCGCGAGTGTGTGCCGCGCGAGACCTCCAGCACCGTGGCGCCTACGTCCGCGCGCCGAACGGCAGCAGGTAGGCGATCGTCGTGGCTGAGCACGATCACCTGTCGGGTCTGGGCTAGTTCAGACAGCAGTTCGACGAGCCCATCGACCTTGGCAGGATCCATGGCCTGCACCGGGTCGTCGAGCACGAGGAACCTGAATGGTGACTCTGCCATCGTCGCACGCGGCAGGAATAGCGCCAGAGCAAGCGCGTGAAGCTCACCTTGGCTGAGGACGGTGAAGCCTGGTACGTCCGTGCCGTCGACTGAAGCGTCGATCATCACCCGACGTTGATTGCCTGTCCCGCTGAGGGAGAGGTTGCCGATGTCGACGTTGCTCTCCTGACGAAGCTTGGCCCACGCCTTCTTCGCGCGCTCCTCAATGGGTTCCAGGCGCTGATTCTTGAGCAGCTTGTCATTGTCCTTCAACCAGGCGGATGCATCCGCGAGCTGGTCTGCTCGTGGTTTGTCGGCGAGCCAGGTGCGCCACGCGTCGCACCAGGTCGCGAGCTGTGTTGCGAAGGGTTGCCATGTGTCGTCGAGCTGGGTGAGCTGCCCCTGGGCAGCGAGTCGAAGCTCGTCAAGCGTCCTGGTCAGTGTGGTGGTGTTGCCGAGGTGATCAGCGAGGGCGAGCGCGGCAGCGGCATCGTCCCCCGCAGGCGCGTCAGACCACGTTTCCCATAGCTTCCTAGTGACCGTCACGAGCTCGCCGAGCTCGGCAACCGGAGGGGACGAGAGCGAGCTCGGCGGCGGGGAGACGAGGCGACGCGCCGCACGCAGGGCGACCGAGAGGTCCTGCCTCGCGCGGCGCACACCCTCGTGCTCGGCGCGACGCTGGGCGACCAGATCGACGCTCAACGAGCGCCAGTTCTCATCGAGCTCGCCTTGCCTGCACACAGGGCAAGGCATGTCACCGTGTTGTTCGTGAGTGCTGAGTGCCGCTTCGAGCAGTTCGAGACGAGCCATAGAGCGCGTCGACACGTCGCCCTTTGCATCGGCCAACGCCGCCACGGCAGCTCGCAGCACGCCTGCGGCACGCTCAGCCTCATCAACGGGCGCGACTCCGGGCAGCGCGATGAGCGCGCGCAGCCCGGAGACCGGACCGGAGTCGGGCGCGGCGGTGCCTGTGGACAGGGCGCGCAGTCGATCTACGTCGGGCGCGGTCTTTCCGAGCAACTTCTTGGCCTCCACTGCGCGCTCGTCATCGATCGCCGCTGCCTCGACGGCCAGTTTCCGCCGTTGAGCCCCAAGGTCGGTCCCGGGCCTCTTGCGCTCCTGGAGCTGGCGGTTGATGTGCCGAAGCGCGTCAGTGAGCTGCTCCACCCCCAGGATGCTGGCCATCGCGTCGTAGAGCTGGGCACGACCACCCTCGAGCAGTCCGCCAAGCTCGTCGTAGGACAAGATGGGCCGGTACTGCTCCAACGCTGTCGCCCAGCCAAGGTCGTTCGTCCCGTCACCCTGTTTCTGACCGGCGCGCTGCGACTTGACGGTCGCCATGTCGACATCGGTCTCGGTGTCGCCCCATGTCGCCGTGACCGTTACAGGCCCGGACTCTTCCTCAACTAAGCCGACGGAAACGCTCGCTTGGCCGTGGTGAAGGTTTCGCCACGCTTTGCGCCACTCGACCGACGACTTGTTCCACCGGTAGGTGTCACCGGTCAGAACAAACTCGAGAGCCTCCGACAGGCTCGACTTACCCGAGCCGTTGCGGCCGGCGATGATGGTGAGCCCGGGACGGGCGTCGAGCGAGACGTCGACCATCTCCCCGATCCCTCGGAAGCCTTGGACGCGTAGCGAGCTCAGGAACGTGCCGCCCGGCTCCTTGACCTCCTCCGCGGTCTGAGGCTCCGGTCGATCTGGCACGTCGCCGTCGTCCAGGTACGACAGGAGCTCTGCCTCACCGTCCAACGCGGCCAGCACTAGAAGCTGCGCCTCCTCGGTCAGCGTCGACTGCTCCAGCCGGTCGTTTACCCAGCTCACAAGATCCCCCGTCATGGGACGGAAGGTACGCGACGCGACCGACACCCGGGCCAGATTCAGAAAGGGGGGACTCCCACGGCAATGTCGCCGCGGTTTCGGGTGAACGTGCACGTAGGGAATCGGGTGCACCCGACAAAGACGCCGTGCCGGCCCGTGCGCTCACGCAGCAACCCCTGCCCGCATTTGGGGCACGGAGTTGGAGGAAGCCCGGAACCAGCCTCGCCCGAGGCAATCTCCCCGACCAGGGTCACCAGGCCGCCGGCCATCAGCTCGACAACGAACGGCGACTCCCTGCCCACCACCGTCAGGATCGCAACCTCTCGGCGGGCACGGGTGAGTGCGACATAGAACAGTCGGCGCTCCTCACCGAACGGGAACGGGTCGGGATTGGGCATCACGAGGTCGAGCAGGGGGTCGCTGTCGATCAGGCTCGGGAAGCCCACGGTCCCGCCGACGAGCCGGGGGATCAACACGTAGTCGGCTTCCAGGCCTTTGGCTGCGTGGACAGTCCTGAACTGAACGTCGATTCCAGGCGGCGGACGCCGAGGTAGGAGGTCCGACTCGAAGCCGTAGCGACCGAGGACGTCGATAGTGAGTCCGCCGTTGGGACCGGGCGCGATCTGTCCTGCAGCCAGCCTGGTGGACACACTGGTGAGGTATGTAGCGACAGCCTCGGCGAGCTCTGGCTCAGGCCGATTCAGGTCGCTTGCGGCAATTCTCGCGAGGCGTACTGGTGTGCCGCTGGGGCCTTGGGCGGCTGTGACGGACTTGGGTATCTGCCGCGGGTTCTTGCTCACAAAAGCACTGGCTACGTCGGTGATCTCCTGGGACGAGCGGAAAGTGGTCTCGAGCTTCAGCGTCTCGCCCTTCCCGAACCAACGCTCGAAGTCAGTCATCACCCCCATGTCGGATCCGGCGAACCGGTAGATCGACTGCCAGTCGTCGCCAACTGTCATCAGGTACTTGTGCTCTCCATGGACGAGGCTCCCCACGAGTCGCGCACGAGCGGAGCTCGAGTCCTGGAATTCGTCCACCAGCACCATGTCGTAAGTCGAGATTGCCGCACCTCGATCAAGCGCTCGTGATGCCTCGATGAGCATGTCCTCGAAGTCCACGTAGCCGTGTGCCGCCAGCTCGCCCTGCCATCGGTCGTGCACCTGCCAGTAGAGGTCGGCGAACATCTGGGCTCGATATCGGGCCGGTCCCATGGGTAAAGAAGCAATCGCAGACCTGAGCTTCGTCCGGTCGAGTGAGTTCGACTTCACGTGGCTCATGAAGGTGCGGATGAGCATAGAGAGGTCGGCGTTCTTGACGGGTTGCGCCCCTGGCATGTGGCGGTCGGGGTCGTCGATGACGGTGTCAAGACTGAGGCCATGTCTGCGGAGCTGTGCGGCGAAGTCCTCGAGCCCGTGCTCATCGAGGATCTCGCCCCAGGTCGTCTCGAGTAATGCCGTGCCGAACGTCTGGTGGATCTCCCGCTTCCACTCCATACCGGCCTCATAGCCGACGAACTCTGCTGGCACTCGTCCGTCGGCACCGACGGCCCAGTGCTCGTGCCAGAGGTCGACGTCCGGGTAGTAGAAGTCTGGGCGGTACTGGGAGTGGTCGGGACTCGCTACGTCATGGGCGTACGGGCGCTCGTACTCGTAGTTGACGTTGCACAGGAAGAGGAAGTCGGCGATCGCCTTCTCGCCGGCGCTCCTGACCGTTTCGCCCCTGAAGGTCCGGTGCCCGACGACTTTGGTGGCTGGGTCCCACCAGTCAGCGTCCCGTTCGCCGACCTTGGCGAACAGCAATCGGAAGAGATCCCACTTGAGGCGGAAGGCGGGGGCCTCGTCGCGGAGCTGGTCGACGATGCGTTCGACCTTCTCCAAGTCCCGGCCGCTCTCCAGCCACGGGGCAAGGCGCGGTTTCCG
This genomic interval from Nocardioides palaemonis contains the following:
- a CDS encoding vitamin B12-dependent ribonucleotide reductase → MTETVSTGAKGSAKGKGLKLERVFSTKGTHPYDAITWERRDVVQTNWKTGETVFEQRGVEYPDFWSVNASTIVTTKYFRGAVGTDAREWSLKQLIDRIVKTYTKAGLDHGYFASDADAEIFEHELTWLLVNQYFSFNSPVWFNVGTASPQQVSACFILSVDDSMDSILNWYKEEGFIFKGGSGAGLNLSRIRSSKELLSSGGTASGPVSFMRGADASAGTIKSGGATRRAAKMVVLDVDHPDIEEFVMTKAKEEDKIRALRDAGFDMDLGGADITSVQYQNANNSVRVNDEFMRAVEDGTEFGLRSRGTGEVIETVDARSLFRKISEAAWACADPGLQYDDTINDWHTNPETGRITASNPCSEYMSLDNSSCNLASLNLLKFLKDDDTFDAALFAKAVEFIITAMDISICFADFPTEPIGQTTRDYRQLGIGYANLGALLMAMGLGYDSEGGRSMAAAITSLMTGTSYKRSAELAGIVGPYAGYARNADAHKRVMRKHQAANDVVRVLHTEDGRVHKLATKAWADVIKIGEKNGFRNAQASVLAPTGTIGFMMDCDTTGIEPDFSLVKFKKLVGGGSMQIVNQTIPRALKKLGYQPEQIEAIVAYIGEHGHVIDAPGLKTEHYEVFDTAMGARSLKPMGHVRMMAAAQPFLSGAISKTVNLPETATVEEIEDVYMQSWKLGLKATAVYRDNCKVGQPLADAKAKKADAGASSSVEPVETTKVVEKVVYAPTRKRLPKSRVSRTTSFTVGGAEGYMTSGAHEDGQLGEVFLKLGKQGSTLAGVMDAFSIAVSIGLQYGVPLETYVSKFTNLRFEPAGLTDDPDVRMSQSIMDYIFRRLALDYLTFEERSMLGIYSAEERQRHLETGSYEPLVEETGNASELVEAVSVVEARSEASLETTPVEADVKEAPQGVHTSAELLEKITGTAVDSPLCMTCGTKMRPAGSCYVCEGCGSTSGCS
- a CDS encoding helix-turn-helix transcriptional regulator yields the protein MPNAKTGTHRPLPEPAARSLATALRSRREAAGLTQEDLASTAQISVQAVRRIEAATANPTLGTLYAVATALDVSWTELILEVGD
- a CDS encoding YDG/SRA domain-containing protein translates to MATQYHFGELPGEPVGSKYVNRAAAAAAGVHQVRMQGIAGNRKVGCASIVMSGGYDTDEDHGHEIFYTGRGGQNPVNPRGPHIADQDLSLNDNAALVTSESTGKPLRIVRGAGHKSPFAPADGYRYDGLYRVAAHYPIKHAQDGFVRWMFHLVQLTAEEASPFTPAENRASNAEAFVMQGLGSGTLGDGEATANGDPFFSAPTLLVMPDGAASPGTKTVVTQRVIRDTKVTAAVKAMYDNACQFCGTRLATRDGHYSEGAHVRPLGKPHHGPDVMGNILCLCPNHHAAFDKGGIYVDDDLNVRHQDGTKIGSLELHDQHELDTNSFSYHRAHHGLEVTAVPPL
- a CDS encoding (deoxy)nucleoside triphosphate pyrophosphohydrolase; the protein is MQQTHSARINVGMARYIEVVGAVIVRNGLALCAKRGPCGRLAGLWEFPGGKVEAGEDAATALAREIDEELQCGVAVGEMVTATVHEYDFGIVRLTTFFCDLVDDEPVLTEHVDGLWAGPDQLASLAWAPADLPAVEIVINRLAGDPRR
- a CDS encoding ATP-binding protein, coding for MTGDLVSWVNDRLEQSTLTEEAQLLVLAALDGEAELLSYLDDGDVPDRPEPQTAEEVKEPGGTFLSSLRVQGFRGIGEMVDVSLDARPGLTIIAGRNGSGKSSLSEALEFVLTGDTYRWNKSSVEWRKAWRNLHHGQASVSVGLVEEESGPVTVTATWGDTETDVDMATVKSQRAGQKQGDGTNDLGWATALEQYRPILSYDELGGLLEGGRAQLYDAMASILGVEQLTDALRHINRQLQERKRPGTDLGAQRRKLAVEAAAIDDERAVEAKKLLGKTAPDVDRLRALSTGTAAPDSGPVSGLRALIALPGVAPVDEAERAAGVLRAAVAALADAKGDVSTRSMARLELLEAALSTHEQHGDMPCPVCRQGELDENWRSLSVDLVAQRRAEHEGVRRARQDLSVALRAARRLVSPPPSSLSSPPVAELGELVTVTRKLWETWSDAPAGDDAAAALALADHLGNTTTLTRTLDELRLAAQGQLTQLDDTWQPFATQLATWCDAWRTWLADKPRADQLADASAWLKDNDKLLKNQRLEPIEERAKKAWAKLRQESNVDIGNLSLSGTGNQRRVMIDASVDGTDVPGFTVLSQGELHALALALFLPRATMAESPFRFLVLDDPVQAMDPAKVDGLVELLSELAQTRQVIVLSHDDRLPAAVRRADVGATVLEVSRGTHSRVSVAVVTDPASRYLGDAFALIREAEEERLPEPVMRRTLPGLLRFAAESAARDAYFAVRLRSGVPLAEVEDGWTSARTTRARVGIAVFGEQRPNHDLDAWAAAPYRRFALRSVGSSMHSGLKPELNARDAVRAVEKLVADLRSLV
- a CDS encoding UvrD-helicase domain-containing protein yields the protein MEIQNNRVLLRGKALQDFSGPGLSRLKVERRWLRWQLAVDRTSRYKGLSKPEARELARELARLVDVHEEESARRARQMALEMLRDGLSRELEELLTWRDRVEDFFLKAQSTSRWIARDQLKELLSERPDLSTLLHHPSADLEDALSETEVEALRSVRAPIWTRRARVNKLIEANELAARKDFLDRIEKSPLTTEQARAVIRLDNRVQVVAAAGSGKTSVMVARAAYAVMRGFVPAERILVLAFNASAAKELQERIAARFKAAGIDSTGLHASTFHAFGLSVIGQATGRKPRLAPWLESGRDLEKVERIVDQLRDEAPAFRLKWDLFRLLFAKVGERDADWWDPATKVVGHRTFRGETVRSAGEKAIADFLFLCNVNYEYERPYAHDVASPDHSQYRPDFYYPDVDLWHEHWAVGADGRVPAEFVGYEAGMEWKREIHQTFGTALLETTWGEILDEHGLEDFAAQLRRHGLSLDTVIDDPDRHMPGAQPVKNADLSMLIRTFMSHVKSNSLDRTKLRSAIASLPMGPARYRAQMFADLYWQVHDRWQGELAAHGYVDFEDMLIEASRALDRGAAISTYDMVLVDEFQDSSSARARLVGSLVHGEHKYLMTVGDDWQSIYRFAGSDMGVMTDFERWFGKGETLKLETTFRSSQEITDVASAFVSKNPRQIPKSVTAAQGPSGTPVRLARIAASDLNRPEPELAEAVATYLTSVSTRLAAGQIAPGPNGGLTIDVLGRYGFESDLLPRRPPPGIDVQFRTVHAAKGLEADYVLIPRLVGGTVGFPSLIDSDPLLDLVMPNPDPFPFGEERRLFYVALTRARREVAILTVVGRESPFVVELMAGGLVTLVGEIASGEAGSGLPPTPCPKCGQGLLRERTGRHGVFVGCTRFPTCTFTRNRGDIAVGVPPF